The genome window ATTTTAGTGTTTGAGAGGTGAGAGGAGGAGTGAGCCAGAGTATTTACTGGATTGTAATTTAACAGACTTGACAGTTTGGCTCGTTAATCATTCTGTCTCATTCCAGCATGTTAATAATTAAGACCAGCATGATTGCTTCTCaatgtctgtttcttttcagccctcctaaaaaaaaaatcaatcccCGCTGGACAACTGACACTTTGCAGAAAGGCCTCAAGCACTTAAACTGACGTTTAGGAACATCGTCTGAATCATGGGGAACATTTTTGGGAATTTGCTGAAGAGCCTCATAGGGAAGAAAGAGATGAGGATCTTGATGGTGGGGCTTGATGCTGCTGGAAAAACAACGATCCTCTATAAGCTCAAACTGGGGGAAATAGTCACCACAATCCCAACAATCGGTATGTGAAAGCAGCTTTCTACTCGCATCAGCCAACAGTGGATATGATGTTTTGCTTCACGCACTGTGTGACCTCTTATTTCAGGGTTCAACGTGGAGACAGTGGAATACAAGAACATCAGCTTCACTGTGTGGGACGTGGGTGGGCAGGACAAGATCCGTCCTCTCTGGAGACACTACTTTCAAAACACGCAGGGTGAGCGGAGCTAATCAGAGGGTCACAGCAACATAAATGCTTGCATTTCTCTTCTTCTAATGCAAatggtttattttgtttcttactCTTGCCGCTGCAGGTCTAATCTTTGTGGTGGACAGTAATGACAGAGAGCGTGTGAACGAAGCGCGAGAggagctgatgaggatgctggctGAGGACGAGCTGAGGGATGCCGTGCTCCTCGTGTTTGCTAATAAACAGGCAAGAGACTCTAGTGTTACGTATATTCATACACATAGCAGGCTCATAGCAGAGGGTGAGCCCCCAAATACCAGCTTCCTTATCTGTGTAATTTTAAAGCAGTTCTGGAAATTAGGTGGCATTAAATTATAGTGTGAGTTGTAATCATTACCAGGGTAGTAAAAAGGTAGTAAAACAGTCATTGTGACATGAACTAATGGGTAATCACAGATGTTACTAGTCACATTAGTGAGGTCAGTGATATTTAGGTGCAGACTTATAATTAACATCATGTGATATTCCACATCGAGAAAGGTTTTCACAGGAGTATTAGGGAGCAGTTACTTTCTAAGCTCTAATGTCTTAAGACTACTCTCTAATGAAGCAGGAATATTATAGAGCAGTTTAGAGATTAGTTACTCTGTAATAATACTATTATTATATGTTATAATACTATTGTTATGCTTTGTTAAAGAGCTCTAATATTCCTGTGTTTTCACAGGACTACTCTTAGACTCTACTACAGAAAAGTTACTCTCTAATACTCCTATGAAAGAAGAAGACTTAGAGAATaactaccgtattttcacgaccataaggcgcacttaaaagtcttagattttcttcaaaaagtgcggcgcgccctatagcgcggtgcgccctatgtgttgtaaggaggacgtagtagagaacaccatgagaacgttaaagggtgaagtgtgggcgttgatcgtatataccgggacaatcgcacatacctgtataaaagaacaggtatgtgcattatgcaggacatcgttgttttaacaaccctgaaaatggcaaagagacacgcttacgaagcacagtttaaactgaaggccatcagctacgcggaggaacatggaaatcgagcagcggcgagagaatttaagattaacgaatcgatggttcgcaaatggaggaagctggaaaacaagctccggcaggtcaagaaaacgcagctgagtttc of Maylandia zebra isolate NMK-2024a linkage group LG5, Mzebra_GT3a, whole genome shotgun sequence contains these proteins:
- the arf3b gene encoding ADP-ribosylation factor 3b; this encodes MGNIFGNLLKSLIGKKEMRILMVGLDAAGKTTILYKLKLGEIVTTIPTIGFNVETVEYKNISFTVWDVGGQDKIRPLWRHYFQNTQGLIFVVDSNDRERVNEAREELMRMLAEDELRDAVLLVFANKQDLPNAMNAAEITDKLGLHSLRHRNWYIQATCATSGDGLYEGLDWLANQLKNKK